Proteins from one Elgaria multicarinata webbii isolate HBS135686 ecotype San Diego chromosome 3, rElgMul1.1.pri, whole genome shotgun sequence genomic window:
- the LOC134396426 gene encoding H-2 class I histocompatibility antigen, Q10 alpha chain-like isoform X1: protein MRSYWPDLALHFAMRGRLLLLGAAVLLLGGSGRAHPTPTPNAFNGSSSSSHSLRHFYTSVSEPGQGLPRFIIVSYVDDQLFIQYDSDTKTVQPRVPWMEKVGEGDPQYWDRNTQRARNAEQSFRVDHVNLRKYYNQTGGFHTWQLMYGCELRGDGSKGGYDQSGYDGRDYLAFDKETLTWTAADVPAQNTKRKWEAERAFAQHEKAYLEEECIEWLRRYLDYGKETLLRTDPPVGKVTRVAKATHDEMETLVCQAHGFYPKEIDATWTRDGENMDHVTFRKSVAPNSDGTYHTWLSIEIDPKERDHYRCHLDHAGLSKPLVLAWEEPEGWQVSVIVGIIVGILAAVLLVTGIVYWIRKRREKAAFQAVPGSDKGSDGSVKT from the exons ATGCGGAGTTACTGGCCGGACCTCGCGCTTCACTTCGCCATGCGGGGGCGGCTTCTGCTCCTGGGGGCTGCTGTCCTCCTGCTGGGGGGCTCAGGACGGGCCCACCCCACACCGACGCCTAACGCATTCAACG gctcctcttcctcctcgcaCTCCCTGCGCCATTTCTACACATCTGTGTCGGAGCCTGGCCAGGGGCTGCCTCGGTTCATCATTGTAAGTTATGTGGACGACCAGCTCTTTATCCAGTACGACAGCGACACAAAGACTGTGCAGCCTCGAGTCCCCTGGATggagaaggtgggggagggggatccccaGTACTGGGACAGGAACACCCAGAGAGCACGTAACGCTGAGCAGAGCTTCAGAGTGGACCACGTGAACCTGCGGAAGTACTACAACCAGACTGGAG GGTTTCACACCTGGCAGCTGATGTACGGCTGTGAGCTGAGGGGAGACGGGAGCAAAGGGGGGTATGACCAGTCTGGCTATGACGGGAGGGACTACCTCGCCTTCGACAAGGAGACCCTCACCTGGACGGCCGCCGATGTCCCGGCACAAAACaccaagaggaagtgggaggctgAACGTGCCTTTGCCCAGCATGAAAAGGCCTACCTGGAGGAGGAATGCATTGAGTGGCTGCGGAGATACCTGGACTACGGGAAGGAGACTCTGCTGAGGACAG ATCCCCCCGTGGGGAAGGTGACGCGCGTGGCCAAGGCTACTCATGATGAGATGGAGACCCTCGTCTGCCAGGCCCACGGCTTCTACCCCAAGGAGATCGACGCCACCTGGACGAGGGACGGGGAGAACATGGACCATGTGACCTTCCGTAAAAGCGTTGCTCCCAATTCGGACGGGACCTACCACACCTGGCTCAGCATTGAGATCGACCCCAAGGAGAGGGATCACTACCGGTGCCACTTGGACCATGCCGGCCTGTCAAAGCCTCTGGTCTTGGCCTGGGAGGAGCCTGAGGGATGGCAGG TCAGCGTCATTGTGGGAATCATTGTCGGGATCTTGGCTGCTGTCCTGCTGGTCACTGGGATCGTCTATTGGATCA GGAAACGGCGAGAGAAGGCAGCCTTTCAAGCAGTGCCTG GAAGTGACAAAGGATCTGACGGCTCTGTCAAAA CATGA